The sequence CGTCGCTCGTTTTGCGCATGGCTTCGCCATTTTCGCACAAAACAATCAACAACAAGTCTGCCGCTGTTTGCGGCGTTATGCAGCTAGGATAAGTATTTCGTTTAAATGTTAGGGATGTTATGAATATAGAAGAAGCTGAAAAAACAATCGCTAAAATGGAGAAGAAGCATCACATATCAAAGTGGTTCGCTTTAATATTTGGGGCTTGGATTTTTTCGTTGCCTTTTCTTCCTGACAGCTTCCCTTATTTAAACTGGTTGCGAGCGGAAGATCCTAGCTCGTTGTATATAATGATAGGTGTTTTTTGTATCGTATGGTCTGTTGATAATTGGCGTACTACAAAAGAGTTGAAATTATTAAAGGCTACCCTAGAGCTAGGTAAAAAATTCGCATAACAAGTTTGTCAACAGGACATTTTTTGCTACGCTCCGTTTTGCGGTGGCTTCGCCACTTTACCGCAAAACTCCACTACACAAAAAATGCCTGTTACAAAGGCGTTATGAGCCGCCAAATTTTGAGAGTACGTCCATATTTTTGTGGAGAATACGAATAATTTGAATGCTGCCTTGGGTCGCTATGCGATAAAAAATTATATGACTACCCTGAGGAAATCTTTGGTAATTTTCTTTTATATGGTTACAGTTATTGCCTATTTCGGGGGTATTAGAAAGCACATGAAATGTATCATCAAATTGCTTAATGTAAATGTAGCGTTGCTCTCGTCCCCAGCGCTTTTCAGTAAATTTAGCTATAGATTTCAAATCAGTTTTAGCACGTCGTGTTAAAGTAAATGCGCTCATATATGACTTTCAGCATCAAGTTCACTCATGAGGCTGTCATAGCTATAGTCAGCTGTACCGCTTTCTTCTCCGTCAGCCAGCATTTGGCGCAATACATCAAGTTTGCTCTCCTTATCTTCAAGCACCCTCAAACCTGCACGTATAACCTCGCTTGCAGAGCCATAGCGGCCACTTTGAATTTGATGAGAAATAAAGCCGTCAAAGTGTTCGCCTAACGTAAGCGCCAATCCAACTACAGGTCAGAGTGTTTAATATTCCAAGGTAACAGATCATCCATGTCGGTACTGTTTAAGTTGGGTAGCGTTTCAAAGACATAGCGTAAATAGTTATACGGGTTTAGTCCATTGGCCTTTGCTGTCTCAACAAGACTATAAATGTTTGCACTCGCTCGTGCACCAGCTTGACTCTTTGCAAAGAGCCAATTTTTTCTACCAATAGTAAATGGACGGATAGAGCGTTCAGCTGCATTATTGTCAATTGGGTACGAGCCATCATCAATGTAAGCTGCAAGCCTTGCCCATTGGTTCGATAGATACGACAACGCTTTGCCCACAGCCGTTTCCGGCGGAATAGTGAGAAGACTTTTATCCAGCCATCTTTTCAAATTTTCAAGAATAGGCTTTGCTTTTTCCTGTCTGATTCTATAACGCTTATCCGGAGGATCGTGTTTGGTTGCTGCCTCTATCGCGTAAAGCTTCTTGATTTCGTTAATTGCAACATCCGCTTTACCTATTTTTCCTTTTGGTTGAACTTTTTGTGCTTCAACGAACTTTCTTCGCGCATGAGCCCAACATCCTATGCGAGTAATATTATATTTTTCGCATGCAGGCTGATAACCCTCATAGCCGTCCACCATAATGGCGGCGGTTTGATTTGATAGTAAGGTATTGGGTGTTTCTTGTGATCGCGATGCTGAATAACGATAAAGCAATGCAGGCCGATCACCAA is a genomic window of Teredinibacter purpureus containing:
- a CDS encoding type II toxin-antitoxin system ParD family antitoxin — encoded protein: MALTLGEHFDGFISHQIQSGRYGSASEVIRAGLRVLEDKESKLDVLRQMLADGEESGTADYSYDSLMSELDAESHI
- a CDS encoding type II toxin-antitoxin system RelE/ParE family toxin, producing MSAFTLTRRAKTDLKSIAKFTEKRWGREQRYIYIKQFDDTFHVLSNTPEIGNNCNHIKENYQRFPQGSHIIFYRIATQGSIQIIRILHKNMDVLSKFGGS